The nucleotide window CCATCACGGCGATGCCGCTCGTTCTGGTGCCCACCCTGGCCGTCCCGACGGCCTTCGCCCTCCACCTCACCGCCCTGCGCCGGCTGCGCGCCGACCGAGCGGCCTCCCGCCCCGCCCGCACGACCGCCCGACACACCAACCGGGCCCGGCACCTGTACCCGAACCCGCACCCGCACCGGATGGCGCACTGGGTTGAGAGTCGGTACGCGCACCGGCTGCGGCGGGGGCAGGCGGGGCGAACGGGGCGAACGGGGCACTCGGCCCCACCATCGTCCGGGGCGGCGAAGCAGCCGGCCCGGACGCGCCACACCCCGCTCCCCCGCGCCCAGCGCCGCGCCCTGACGCCCTGTGCTCACCATCCTCAGCGATCACGACTTCCCGGCCGGTGCCCACCAGCGCAGCTCCGCGCGGACAGGCGGCGCCCCGGACCCCTACGATGGCACTCACACGCGTTCAGGGCCGAGGAGTTGGGGAGTTGACGATGCCGGACGGCTTCGCGGAGATCGAGGAGAGCCAGCGCAAGCCGAGTATCGCGCGGGTCTACGACTACCTTCTGGACGGCAAGGACAACTACGCCGTCGACCGGCAGATCGGCGACCACTTCAAGGTCAACCTGCCCGGCTCGGTCGCCATCGCGCACACCAACCGCCAGGCACTGGTCCGCGCGGTGCGGGAGATCGCCGAATCCGGCATCCGGCAGTTCATCGACCTGGGCAGCGGACTGCCCACCGCGGACAACGTCCATCAGGTCGCCCAGCGCCACCAGCCCGGTTCGGCCGTGATCTACGTCGACTCGGACCCGATCGTGCTGAGCCACGGCCGGGCGCTCCTCGCCGAGAACTCCACCACCTCCGTGATCCAGGCGGACGTCCGCCGCCCCGAGGACATCCGCCGCCACCCGGAGACCCAGCGGCTCATCGACTTCCGGCAGCCGGTCGGGATCATCCTCAGCGCGATCCTCCACCACCTCAACGACGACGAGGACCCGATCGGGGTGGTGCGCTACTGGGCGGACCAGGTACCCAGCGGAAGCCACGTCTTCATCTCCCACTTCCGCTCCGGACACAACGAGGAGACCCGCGCCGCCCAGGGAAAACTCCTGGACACCTTCGGCCGCGGCCGCTGGCGCACGGACGAGGAGATCGGGGCTCTCTTCGGCGACCTGGAGCTGCTGGAGCCGGGGATCGTCCCGGCCGCGCTGTGGCGCCCGGACGCATCCGAACCCCATGAGTCGGCCCTGATCGGAGCCCCCGCAGGCGAGTTGGGGGTATGGGAACGGCTCATCGCCGCCG belongs to Phaeacidiphilus oryzae TH49 and includes:
- a CDS encoding SAM-dependent methyltransferase, with the protein product MPDGFAEIEESQRKPSIARVYDYLLDGKDNYAVDRQIGDHFKVNLPGSVAIAHTNRQALVRAVREIAESGIRQFIDLGSGLPTADNVHQVAQRHQPGSAVIYVDSDPIVLSHGRALLAENSTTSVIQADVRRPEDIRRHPETQRLIDFRQPVGIILSAILHHLNDDEDPIGVVRYWADQVPSGSHVFISHFRSGHNEETRAAQGKLLDTFGRGRWRTDEEIGALFGDLELLEPGIVPAALWRPDASEPHESALIGAPAGELGVWERLIAAGLARKP